A genomic stretch from Mycobacterium cookii includes:
- the fadD4 gene encoding fatty-acid--CoA ligase FadD4: protein MQIREHTSGQGGANKPAIILHPSGTVISFDELEARANRLAHYFRQAGLVEGDAVAILMENNEHIHAVMWAARRSGLYYVPINTHLTAPEAAYIIDNSAAKAIVGSAALRKTCENLGEHLPGGLPNVLLIADDDLRGWARYPECVADQPDTPIDDEWEGDLLQYSSGTTGRPKGIKRQLPHVAPADAPGMMSALVGFWMHPDAVYLSPAPLYHTAPSVWSMTVQAGGITTVVLEKFEPEGCLDAIQRHHVTHAQFVPAMFTRMLKLPEANRNSYDVSSLQRVMHAAAPCPVEIKKQMIDWWGPIVDEYYASSEAIGSTLISAEEWLAHPGSVGKPMMCQIHILDEDGNELPPGQPGEIYFEGGFSFEYLNDAEKTAKSRDRHGWTTVGDVGYVDDDGYLFLTDRRHHMIISGGVNIYPQEAENMLVTHPKVLDAAVFGIPDDEMGQSVKAAVQTVDPADATDEFGDELLSWMRERLAHYKCPRSISFEAQLPRTDTGKLFKHELIEKYSV from the coding sequence ATGCAGATTCGCGAGCACACCTCCGGCCAGGGAGGCGCCAACAAGCCCGCCATCATCCTTCACCCGTCCGGCACGGTGATCAGCTTCGACGAGCTCGAAGCCCGCGCCAATCGGCTGGCGCATTACTTCCGCCAAGCCGGGCTGGTCGAAGGCGACGCCGTCGCGATCCTGATGGAGAACAACGAACACATCCACGCGGTGATGTGGGCGGCGCGGCGCAGCGGCTTGTACTACGTGCCGATCAACACTCATCTGACGGCGCCCGAGGCGGCTTACATCATCGACAACAGCGCCGCCAAGGCAATTGTCGGATCGGCGGCGCTGCGCAAGACGTGCGAGAACCTCGGCGAGCACTTGCCCGGCGGCCTGCCGAACGTGCTGCTGATCGCCGACGACGACCTGCGCGGATGGGCGCGTTACCCGGAATGCGTTGCCGATCAACCGGATACGCCGATCGACGACGAGTGGGAGGGCGATCTACTGCAGTACTCCTCCGGGACAACTGGCCGACCCAAAGGGATCAAACGCCAGCTCCCGCACGTCGCGCCCGCCGACGCACCGGGCATGATGTCGGCGCTGGTCGGGTTCTGGATGCACCCGGACGCGGTGTATCTGAGCCCCGCGCCGCTGTATCACACCGCGCCGTCGGTGTGGTCGATGACCGTGCAGGCCGGTGGCATCACGACGGTCGTCCTGGAGAAGTTCGAACCCGAAGGTTGTCTCGACGCCATCCAGCGGCACCACGTCACCCACGCACAATTCGTCCCGGCCATGTTCACCCGGATGCTGAAACTGCCTGAAGCGAACCGTAATTCGTACGATGTGTCCAGCCTGCAGCGGGTGATGCACGCGGCGGCGCCGTGTCCGGTCGAGATCAAGAAGCAGATGATCGACTGGTGGGGCCCGATCGTCGACGAGTATTACGCCTCTTCGGAGGCGATCGGATCGACGTTGATCAGCGCCGAGGAGTGGCTGGCCCACCCCGGTTCAGTGGGCAAGCCGATGATGTGCCAGATCCACATCCTCGACGAGGACGGCAACGAGTTGCCACCGGGCCAGCCCGGCGAAATCTATTTCGAGGGTGGCTTTTCCTTCGAATACCTCAACGATGCCGAGAAGACCGCGAAGTCCCGCGACAGGCACGGCTGGACGACCGTCGGCGACGTCGGCTACGTCGACGACGACGGCTATTTGTTCCTGACCGACCGTCGCCATCACATGATCATCTCCGGTGGGGTGAACATCTATCCGCAAGAAGCGGAGAACATGCTCGTCACCCATCCCAAAGTGCTCGACGCCGCGGTCTTCGGCATTCCCGACGACGAGATGGGCCAAAGCGTCAAGGCCGCGGTGCAGACCGTCGACCCGGCCGACGCCACCGACGAATTCGGTGACGAATTGCTCAGCTGGATGCGAGAACGGTTGGCGCACTACAAGTGTCCGCGGTCGATCTCCTTCGAGGCGCAACTGCCCCGGACCGACACCGGCAAGCTGTTCAAACACGAGCTGATCGAGAAGTATTCGGTGTGA
- a CDS encoding enoyl-CoA hydratase/isomerase family protein, with protein MPLVAVGSLDGASEFWLQRATFTLTEDETDDHRAITVASIDATLGDLAARAERWPIAAAVCDDVLRSVDPTGPALPGVMTESLAYSTLQAGPEFARWLSERGPAAMPVIADPVQAHRDGDTLRIAFNRPQRHNAFSTDARAALLEALTVAQLDSSVDEVVLTGNGPSFCSGGDLAEFGTFRDPASAHLARTRYSPALALDEIATRLGRACRAEVHGRVLGSGLEMAAFCGRIEAVPDAVFGLPELSLGLIPGAGGTVSVTRRIGRWRTAYLVLSGRTLNADAALAWGLIDA; from the coding sequence GTGCCGTTGGTTGCTGTCGGCTCACTGGACGGCGCATCCGAATTCTGGCTGCAGCGAGCAACATTCACCCTCACCGAGGACGAGACCGACGACCATAGGGCGATCACCGTCGCGTCGATCGACGCGACGCTCGGCGACCTGGCCGCTCGCGCCGAGCGTTGGCCGATCGCCGCGGCCGTGTGTGACGACGTGCTGCGGTCGGTCGATCCGACCGGCCCGGCGCTGCCCGGCGTGATGACCGAGTCGCTGGCCTACTCCACGCTGCAGGCCGGTCCGGAATTCGCCCGCTGGCTGTCCGAACGGGGCCCGGCCGCGATGCCCGTCATCGCCGACCCGGTACAGGCGCATCGCGACGGCGACACGCTGCGCATCGCGTTCAACCGGCCGCAACGCCACAACGCGTTCTCCACCGATGCCCGCGCCGCGCTGCTCGAGGCATTGACTGTGGCGCAACTCGATTCATCGGTCGACGAGGTCGTGCTCACCGGCAACGGCCCGTCGTTCTGCAGCGGCGGTGACCTCGCCGAGTTCGGTACGTTCCGCGACCCGGCCAGCGCGCATCTGGCCCGCACCCGCTACAGCCCAGCGCTGGCGCTCGACGAGATCGCCACCCGACTCGGGCGGGCCTGCCGGGCCGAGGTGCACGGTCGGGTGTTGGGCAGCGGACTGGAGATGGCCGCGTTCTGCGGACGGATCGAGGCCGTGCCCGACGCGGTGTTCGGCCTGCCGGAGTTGAGCCTCGGCCTGATTCCCGGTGCCGGGGGCACCGTCAGCGTCACCCGACGGATAGGACGCTGGCGCACAGCGTATTTGGTGCTGTCCGGTCGCACCCTGAATGCCGACGCCGCGCTGGCCTGGGGGCTGATCGACGCCTAG
- a CDS encoding ABC transporter permease: MLIAALRDLQWRRRRFIIAILGTGVVFAMTLVLTGVSNGFRIEARQTVESLGIDTFVMKSGATGPFLGASPFAAEQVGVVAKVAGVTDAVGLVYSPTTAKDGTSTRNVNLFGAPAPPVTKGRPPSGPGEIAVSSTLGRAVGDDLEVGSKTLRIVGIVDNSTALVNQPNVFVTVAGAQQVAFSGQPLISSIGLRGPPARVPDGYRAVGRDGAVDDLLRPLKPAYQTLTIIAVLLWIVAALIVGSMIYLSALERTRDFAVFKAVGVSTRSVLGGMALQAVLVAIVSAALGAVLSVALAPLFPMRVVVPLSAFLLLPAVAIVIGLLASAAGLRRAVTVDPALAFGGP, translated from the coding sequence GTGCTGATCGCGGCGTTGCGCGATCTGCAATGGCGACGGCGACGCTTCATCATCGCTATCCTCGGCACAGGCGTGGTGTTCGCCATGACGCTCGTCCTCACTGGCGTCTCCAACGGATTCCGTATCGAGGCTCGGCAGACCGTCGAATCCTTGGGCATAGACACGTTTGTCATGAAATCCGGTGCGACCGGTCCGTTCCTCGGAGCATCCCCGTTCGCGGCCGAGCAGGTCGGCGTGGTCGCCAAAGTCGCTGGCGTTACCGATGCGGTTGGCTTGGTGTACTCGCCCACGACGGCAAAGGACGGCACTTCGACCCGCAACGTGAACTTGTTTGGCGCGCCCGCCCCGCCCGTGACGAAGGGCCGGCCGCCTTCGGGCCCCGGCGAGATCGCGGTGTCGAGCACCCTCGGTCGCGCCGTCGGTGACGATCTGGAGGTCGGTTCCAAGACGTTGCGCATCGTCGGGATCGTCGACAACTCGACCGCGTTGGTCAATCAGCCCAATGTGTTCGTCACGGTCGCGGGGGCACAGCAGGTTGCCTTCTCCGGCCAACCCTTGATCTCGTCAATCGGTCTACGGGGCCCGCCCGCCCGGGTTCCCGATGGCTACCGTGCGGTCGGCCGGGACGGCGCGGTGGACGACCTGTTGCGGCCCCTGAAGCCTGCGTATCAAACGCTCACGATCATCGCGGTCCTGTTGTGGATTGTCGCCGCATTAATCGTGGGGTCGATGATCTACCTGTCCGCGCTGGAGCGCACGCGTGACTTCGCGGTGTTCAAGGCGGTCGGCGTATCGACGCGTTCGGTCCTGGGCGGTATGGCTTTGCAGGCAGTCCTGGTGGCTATCGTCTCGGCGGCGTTGGGTGCCGTGCTATCGGTCGCGCTCGCACCGCTGTTCCCGATGCGCGTGGTCGTTCCGCTGTCGGCATTCCTGCTGTTGCCCGCGGTCGCGATCGTGATCGGGCTGCTCGCAAGCGCCGCAGGGCTGCGGCGCGCGGTAACCGTCGATCCCGCGCTGGCGTTCGGAGGTCCCTGA
- a CDS encoding ABC transporter ATP-binding protein, with protein MADLGIEDLTVEYSSGGYAIRPIDQLNLEAEAGSLVILLGPSGCGKTTLLSCLGGILKPTSGRITFGDLNVTALDARGLSKYRRSTVGIVFQAFNLVPSLNAIENVMVPMRAAGISAAAARQRAGELLTRVGLKDRMRHRPGDLSGGQQQRVAIARAIALDPPLILADEPTAHLDFIQVEEVLRLIRELARGDRVVVVATHDTRMLPLADRVVELVPQLASTNRTPETLQLTPGSVVFEQGAMGDLIYLVADGELEIVRELSGGGEELLKVATQGDYFGEIGTLFGLPRSATVRARTEATVIGYTVQAFRQQLGLGGVRDLIEHRALTDR; from the coding sequence GTGGCCGATCTGGGCATCGAGGATCTGACAGTCGAGTACTCCAGCGGTGGGTACGCGATCCGTCCGATCGACCAGCTGAATCTCGAGGCGGAGGCGGGCTCGCTGGTGATCCTGCTCGGACCGAGTGGCTGCGGTAAGACGACGTTGCTGTCGTGTCTGGGAGGAATCCTGAAGCCGACGTCGGGTCGCATCACGTTCGGCGACCTCAACGTCACCGCGTTGGACGCCCGAGGGCTGTCGAAGTACCGGCGGAGCACCGTCGGCATCGTATTCCAGGCGTTCAATCTGGTGCCCAGCCTCAACGCGATCGAGAATGTGATGGTGCCGATGCGCGCGGCAGGAATCTCCGCCGCCGCCGCGCGCCAACGGGCCGGGGAACTGCTGACGCGTGTCGGTCTGAAAGATCGCATGAGGCACCGACCGGGTGATCTAAGCGGCGGACAGCAACAGCGTGTCGCTATTGCGCGCGCGATCGCACTCGACCCGCCGCTGATACTGGCCGACGAACCAACCGCGCATCTCGACTTCATCCAGGTCGAGGAAGTGCTTCGGCTGATCCGCGAGCTCGCACGTGGCGATCGCGTGGTTGTCGTTGCCACCCACGACACCCGAATGCTGCCGCTCGCCGATCGCGTCGTGGAGTTGGTGCCGCAGTTGGCGTCTACGAACCGGACACCCGAAACCTTGCAGCTGACGCCGGGCTCGGTGGTGTTCGAGCAGGGTGCGATGGGTGATCTGATCTACCTCGTCGCCGACGGTGAGCTCGAGATCGTGCGCGAACTGTCCGGTGGCGGTGAAGAATTGCTCAAGGTCGCCACCCAGGGCGACTACTTCGGCGAGATCGGCACGCTGTTCGGCCTTCCCCGATCGGCGACCGTGCGAGCGCGCACCGAGGCAACCGTGATCGGCTACACGGTGCAGGCGTTCCGCCAGCAGCTGGGCCTCGGCGGCGTGCGCGACCTGATCGAACATCGGGCGCTTACGGATCGCTGA
- a CDS encoding acyl-CoA dehydrogenase family protein produces MLVATVREFVDKDVRPTVREVEHANEYPEAWIEQMKRIGIYGLAVPDEYGGTPVSMPCYVLVTQELARGWMSLAGAMGGHTVVAKLLTLFGTAEQKQRYLPPMATGELRATMALTEPGGGSDLQNMTTTAVVDGDELVVSGSKTWISNARRSGLIALLCKTDPKATPRHQGISVLLVEHGPGLTVSRDLPKLGYKGVESCELSFDGYRAPRSAILGGRAGQGFSQMMKGLETGRIQVASRALGVATAALEDALAYAQQRESFGQPIWKHQSVGNYLADMATKLTAARQLTRYAAERYDSGERCDMEAGMAKLFASEVAMEIALNAVRIHGGYGYSTEYDVERYFRDAPLMIVGEGTNEIQRNVIAAQLVSRGGI; encoded by the coding sequence ATGCTGGTCGCGACGGTGCGCGAGTTCGTCGATAAGGATGTCAGGCCGACGGTGCGCGAAGTCGAGCATGCCAATGAGTATCCCGAAGCGTGGATCGAGCAGATGAAGCGCATCGGCATCTACGGCCTCGCCGTCCCCGACGAGTACGGCGGCACGCCGGTGTCCATGCCGTGCTATGTGCTGGTCACCCAAGAACTGGCCCGCGGCTGGATGAGCCTGGCCGGCGCGATGGGCGGCCACACGGTGGTGGCCAAGCTGCTCACGCTGTTCGGCACCGCGGAGCAGAAGCAACGCTACCTGCCGCCGATGGCTACCGGTGAGCTGCGCGCGACGATGGCGCTCACCGAGCCGGGCGGCGGCAGCGATCTGCAGAACATGACGACCACCGCGGTGGTCGACGGGGACGAGCTGGTGGTCAGCGGATCCAAGACGTGGATTTCCAACGCGCGACGGTCGGGGCTGATCGCGTTGCTGTGCAAGACCGACCCGAAAGCGACGCCGCGCCATCAAGGCATCTCGGTGCTGCTTGTCGAGCACGGCCCTGGGCTGACGGTGTCGCGGGATCTGCCCAAGCTCGGCTACAAGGGCGTGGAGAGCTGCGAACTGTCCTTCGACGGCTATCGCGCACCGCGGTCGGCGATACTGGGCGGCCGAGCGGGCCAAGGCTTTTCGCAGATGATGAAGGGGCTGGAGACCGGCCGCATCCAGGTCGCGTCGCGCGCCCTTGGGGTGGCGACTGCGGCCCTCGAGGATGCGCTGGCCTACGCGCAGCAACGAGAGAGCTTCGGCCAGCCGATCTGGAAGCACCAGTCGGTCGGCAACTATCTGGCCGACATGGCGACCAAGCTGACCGCGGCCCGCCAGCTGACCCGTTATGCCGCCGAACGCTACGACAGCGGTGAGCGCTGCGACATGGAAGCCGGGATGGCCAAGCTGTTCGCCTCCGAGGTGGCGATGGAAATCGCGCTGAACGCAGTCCGGATACACGGCGGCTACGGGTATTCCACCGAATACGACGTCGAGCGCTACTTCCGCGACGCCCCGCTGATGATCGTCGGCGAAGGCACCAACGAGATCCAGCGCAACGTCATCGCCGCCCAGTTGGTGTCCCGCGGCGGAATCTAG
- a CDS encoding MaoC family dehydratase: MTVGPYFDQVHTGQVFAGAPSMTLTPGLAAVHQSILGDRLRLPLDAELSAAVTMLPAPLAHPGLVCDVAIGQSTLATQHVKANLFYRGLTFFRFPSIGDTLFTRTEIVGLKKNAAKPGRAPTGLMALRMTTIDQADRLILDFYRCAMLPLSPGADPDAADHADDLSTIGADLVPPPSAAAEWNGDVFRERVPGPHFDAGLAGSVLHSSADVVSSAPELVRLTLNIAGVHHDSRLGGRRLVYGGHTIGLALAQASRLLPNVATVLGWQSCDHTAPVYEGDTVYSELHVESAEPTDDGGLLGLRSVVYAFSEDPDEQRQVLDWRFTALQF; the protein is encoded by the coding sequence ATGACCGTCGGCCCGTACTTCGACCAGGTGCACACCGGGCAGGTCTTCGCCGGCGCACCGTCGATGACGCTGACCCCGGGACTGGCCGCCGTGCACCAGAGCATCCTGGGCGATCGGCTGCGGCTACCGCTTGACGCCGAGCTGTCGGCCGCCGTCACCATGCTGCCCGCGCCGCTGGCACATCCAGGTCTGGTCTGCGACGTCGCGATCGGCCAGTCGACGCTGGCCACCCAGCACGTCAAGGCGAACCTGTTCTACCGCGGGCTGACGTTTTTCCGCTTTCCCTCGATCGGCGACACCCTGTTCACCCGCACCGAGATCGTCGGGCTGAAGAAGAACGCAGCCAAGCCGGGCCGGGCGCCGACCGGGCTGATGGCGCTGCGGATGACCACCATCGACCAGGCCGACCGGCTGATCCTGGACTTCTACCGCTGCGCGATGCTGCCGCTGAGCCCCGGTGCCGACCCGGACGCCGCCGACCATGCCGACGACCTGTCGACGATCGGCGCCGACCTGGTGCCACCGCCGTCGGCTGCCGCCGAGTGGAATGGCGACGTGTTCCGCGAGCGAGTCCCCGGCCCGCATTTCGATGCCGGCCTGGCCGGTTCGGTACTGCACAGCAGCGCCGACGTCGTCAGCAGCGCACCGGAATTGGTTCGTCTCACCTTGAATATCGCTGGTGTGCATCATGATTCCCGTCTCGGTGGACGTCGCCTGGTGTATGGCGGGCACACCATCGGGCTGGCATTGGCGCAGGCCAGTCGACTGTTACCGAATGTGGCGACGGTGCTCGGCTGGCAATCCTGTGATCACACCGCGCCGGTCTACGAGGGTGACACCGTCTACAGCGAATTGCACGTCGAGTCCGCGGAGCCGACCGACGACGGCGGGTTACTCGGTTTGCGATCGGTGGTCTACGCGTTCAGCGAGGACCCAGACGAACAGCGGCAAGTACTCGACTGGCGTTTCACCGCGCTGCAGTTCTGA
- a CDS encoding CoA transferase gives MGGLRVQRGPRRTAASTRLAFHRAAVLMLDEARRVAADIGGLLGVDVDAATIVAGRAAIVNLSRPGRISAGGATRLLATTDGWCAVALPRDDDIAALPALMEVDDVVGDHWAALTRWAATCSTDAVITRAQLLDIAAAALGEAAAAPPVVRACGSTAPRRVDGLLVADLSSLWAGPLCGQLLARAGAVVVKVESPKRPDGTRSGDPAFFDWMNVGKLCYAVDFDSDGDALRRLLTAADIVIEGSRPAALRRHALSADDLPARPGRIWLRINGYRDRPDRPAFGDDAAVAGGLVDMAADGPMFLGDAIADPLSGLEAARAVGESLRRGGGEVIDVSMAQVAARYAALPNSTGSATHAGAPPVGRPASPLGADNVAVERLVAERHCAAC, from the coding sequence ATCGGTGGTCTACGCGTTCAGCGAGGACCCAGACGAACAGCGGCAAGTACTCGACTGGCGTTTCACCGCGCTGCAGTTCTGATGCTGGACGAAGCCCGCCGCGTGGCCGCCGATATCGGCGGGCTTCTCGGTGTCGACGTCGACGCCGCCACCATCGTGGCCGGCCGCGCGGCGATCGTGAACCTGAGCCGGCCCGGCCGTATCTCGGCGGGCGGCGCCACCCGGCTGCTGGCGACCACCGACGGCTGGTGCGCGGTCGCACTGCCGCGCGACGACGATATCGCTGCGCTGCCCGCGCTGATGGAGGTCGACGACGTCGTCGGCGATCACTGGGCTGCGCTGACCCGTTGGGCAGCAACGTGTTCGACGGATGCCGTGATCACCCGCGCTCAGTTGCTCGACATCGCCGCCGCGGCGCTGGGCGAAGCCGCCGCCGCGCCGCCGGTGGTGCGAGCGTGTGGATCGACAGCGCCGCGGCGGGTGGACGGGTTGCTGGTCGCGGACTTGTCGTCGCTGTGGGCCGGGCCGTTGTGCGGTCAACTGCTGGCCCGCGCGGGTGCCGTCGTCGTCAAGGTGGAAAGCCCGAAGCGGCCGGATGGCACCCGCAGCGGCGATCCGGCGTTCTTCGACTGGATGAACGTCGGAAAGCTCTGCTATGCGGTCGATTTCGACAGCGACGGGGATGCGCTGCGGCGGCTGTTGACCGCAGCCGACATCGTCATCGAGGGCTCCCGACCGGCAGCGCTGCGGCGACACGCGTTGAGTGCCGACGACCTACCGGCTCGCCCCGGCCGGATCTGGTTGCGCATCAACGGCTATCGCGATCGACCGGACCGGCCGGCATTCGGCGACGATGCCGCGGTTGCCGGCGGGCTGGTCGACATGGCCGCTGACGGACCGATGTTCCTCGGCGACGCGATCGCAGACCCGCTGAGCGGACTGGAGGCAGCCCGCGCGGTGGGGGAGTCGCTGCGCCGCGGCGGCGGCGAGGTGATCGACGTGTCGATGGCCCAGGTCGCCGCGCGCTATGCGGCATTGCCGAACTCGACAGGCTCTGCGACGCACGCTGGCGCGCCGCCGGTCGGCCGGCCCGCGTCGCCGCTAGGGGCGGACAATGTCGCCGTGGAGCGTTTGGTCGCTGAGAGGCACTGCGCGGCATGCTGA
- a CDS encoding amidohydrolase family protein → MLIQRATTIDGQVVDVRVGALIDEVADTLTARPGEDVFDAAGGTVLPGLHDHHVHLHATAAAEHSIRVGPPRVRDRAGLAATLADAEAGDDGWIRAVGYHDSVAGPLDRDVLDAVLPAVPLRVQHRSGVLWILNSAGLARVGLADHPDGRLRSTESWSDALTRRETNLTDLSDRLSSYGVTGISDATPDLDIVDIVRLEELHRHGDFHQHVHCLAPGKRILHDDDLDLDRLAGFIAQRHRDGGPVAVHCVTAAQLLVTIAALRDAGTRPGDRIEHAAVVPPDCLADLADLAVTVVTQPNFVAERGDQYLDEIPTADHDQLWRVASLLRAGVPVALSTDMPFGDGDPWAAMRAAVHRTTPSGRTLGGHECISARTALTLFQGRPDEPTRPRTVAPGEPADLCLLNVPPVTALAELAATMVAATIVDGKIAYTAR, encoded by the coding sequence ATGCTGATTCAGCGGGCAACGACGATCGACGGCCAGGTCGTCGATGTTCGGGTGGGCGCGCTGATCGACGAGGTCGCCGACACCCTGACCGCGCGACCCGGTGAGGACGTCTTCGATGCCGCAGGCGGCACCGTACTGCCCGGCCTGCACGACCACCATGTTCATCTGCATGCCACAGCCGCCGCGGAGCACTCGATCCGGGTGGGCCCGCCACGGGTGCGCGATCGCGCCGGACTGGCGGCGACGCTGGCGGACGCCGAAGCGGGCGACGACGGTTGGATCCGTGCAGTGGGATACCACGATTCGGTGGCCGGCCCGCTGGATCGCGACGTGCTTGACGCCGTGCTCCCGGCGGTGCCCCTGCGCGTCCAGCATCGCAGCGGTGTGCTGTGGATTCTCAACTCGGCGGGGCTGGCCCGCGTCGGTCTGGCCGACCACCCGGATGGCAGGCTACGCAGCACCGAGTCGTGGTCGGATGCGCTGACCCGTCGCGAAACCAACCTGACCGACCTCAGCGACCGGCTCAGCAGCTACGGAGTCACCGGAATCAGTGACGCCACACCGGATCTCGACATCGTCGATATCGTCCGTCTCGAAGAGTTGCATCGGCACGGCGATTTCCATCAGCACGTCCACTGCCTGGCGCCGGGTAAGCGGATCCTGCACGACGACGACCTGGACCTCGACCGGCTCGCCGGCTTTATCGCGCAGCGGCACCGCGACGGCGGTCCGGTCGCGGTGCACTGCGTCACCGCCGCGCAACTGCTGGTGACGATCGCAGCGCTGCGCGACGCCGGCACCCGGCCGGGTGACCGTATCGAACACGCCGCCGTCGTCCCGCCGGATTGCCTGGCCGATCTGGCCGATCTTGCGGTCACCGTCGTGACGCAGCCGAATTTCGTTGCCGAGCGCGGTGATCAGTACCTCGACGAGATCCCCACTGCCGACCACGATCAACTCTGGCGGGTGGCGTCGCTGCTGCGGGCCGGCGTACCGGTGGCGCTGTCCACCGATATGCCGTTCGGCGACGGCGACCCGTGGGCAGCGATGCGCGCTGCGGTACACCGCACCACACCCAGCGGGAGAACTCTGGGCGGTCATGAATGCATCTCGGCGAGAACAGCTTTAACCCTGTTCCAGGGTCGGCCTGACGAGCCCACCCGGCCGCGCACCGTCGCACCGGGCGAGCCCGCCGACCTGTGTCTGCTGAACGTGCCGCCCGTCACCGCCCTGGCCGAACTGGCCGCCACAATGGTGGCCGCCACGATTGTCGACGGCAAGATTGCCTACACTGCAAGGTGA
- a CDS encoding TetR/AcrR family transcriptional regulator, which yields MAPRENPLRGILDPVARKLQLPFGTKEFIDRIVRGGVNQAGRRTLHMLITTWDATGGGPFAASAIATAGLAKTVDIAQGLFIGPVFNPLLKALGADHVKFRASLCASAVVGLGIMRYGVRVEPIHSMDVDTLVNAVAPTLQRYLIGELS from the coding sequence GTGGCCCCTCGTGAAAACCCCCTCCGCGGGATTCTCGACCCGGTGGCGCGCAAGCTGCAACTGCCGTTCGGTACGAAAGAGTTCATCGACCGGATCGTCCGCGGCGGCGTGAACCAGGCCGGCCGACGAACGCTGCACATGCTGATCACCACCTGGGACGCCACGGGTGGCGGCCCGTTCGCCGCCAGCGCGATCGCCACCGCGGGCCTGGCCAAAACGGTTGACATCGCGCAGGGTCTGTTCATCGGCCCGGTGTTCAACCCACTGCTCAAGGCGCTCGGTGCCGACCACGTCAAGTTCCGCGCCTCGCTGTGCGCCTCGGCGGTCGTCGGTCTGGGCATCATGCGTTACGGGGTCCGGGTCGAGCCGATTCACTCGATGGATGTCGACACCCTGGTCAATGCGGTGGCACCCACGTTGCAGCGCTACCTCATCGGTGAACTATCCTGA
- a CDS encoding acyl-CoA dehydrogenase family protein has translation MADIVDEVRAWLAANWTSGIDRASWAQLVFDAGWAVPSWEPEWYGRGLSDTQSRLVAAEFAAADAPGTGHDRANLFACTLHDAGTDEQKRRLIPPSIRGESKWCLLYSEPAAGSDLAGLRTRAERDGDEWVINGQKVWTSFATTADYGMLVARTNWDVPKHQGISFFMLPMKQRGIDIRPIHQITDESEFNEIFIDNARVPAENLVGELNGGWSVLQTALAYERRFMGDLARTAKKNKRPKAEKSNVLVELARDAGRLSDPYIRQQIARVDALVTVNRWNTQRSRTAADRAEAATLMALGKIAMSGILHETARVETEIVGAEAMLAGPENPVGDAVTFRTMNAYFTSIGGGTDQIQRNIIGERVLGLPKEPEPYRDTPFRDLPH, from the coding sequence GTGGCCGACATCGTGGACGAAGTGCGTGCATGGTTGGCAGCCAACTGGACTTCCGGCATCGATCGCGCGAGTTGGGCGCAACTCGTTTTCGACGCTGGCTGGGCGGTGCCGAGCTGGGAGCCGGAGTGGTACGGCCGCGGCCTCTCGGACACGCAATCCCGGCTTGTCGCAGCAGAATTCGCTGCGGCAGACGCGCCGGGCACCGGCCACGACCGCGCGAACCTGTTCGCCTGCACCCTGCACGACGCCGGGACCGACGAGCAGAAGCGACGGCTGATTCCGCCGTCGATCCGCGGCGAGAGCAAATGGTGTCTGCTCTACAGCGAGCCCGCTGCCGGATCCGACCTGGCCGGGCTGCGCACCCGCGCCGAGCGCGACGGCGACGAATGGGTGATCAACGGGCAGAAGGTCTGGACGTCCTTCGCCACCACCGCTGACTACGGCATGCTGGTGGCCAGGACCAACTGGGATGTACCGAAACACCAAGGCATCAGCTTCTTCATGCTGCCGATGAAGCAGCGCGGCATCGACATTCGGCCGATCCATCAGATCACTGACGAGTCGGAGTTCAACGAGATCTTCATCGACAACGCCCGCGTGCCCGCCGAGAACCTGGTCGGCGAACTGAACGGCGGCTGGTCGGTACTGCAGACCGCGCTCGCCTACGAGCGTCGCTTCATGGGCGATCTGGCCCGCACTGCCAAAAAGAACAAGCGGCCCAAAGCCGAGAAGTCCAATGTCCTGGTCGAATTGGCACGGGACGCCGGTCGGCTCAGCGACCCCTACATCCGTCAGCAGATAGCCCGGGTCGACGCCTTGGTCACGGTCAATCGGTGGAACACCCAACGCTCGAGGACCGCTGCCGACCGCGCCGAAGCGGCGACGCTGATGGCCCTCGGCAAGATTGCGATGTCAGGGATCTTGCATGAGACCGCGCGAGTGGAGACCGAAATCGTCGGCGCCGAAGCCATGCTCGCCGGACCGGAGAACCCGGTCGGTGACGCGGTGACATTTCGGACGATGAACGCCTATTTCACCTCGATCGGTGGCGGCACCGACCAGATCCAACGCAACATCATCGGCGAGCGCGTGCTGGGGCTGCCGAAAGAGCCTGAGCCGTACCGCGACACACCGTTCCGCGACTTGCCGCACTGA